The proteins below come from a single Apium graveolens cultivar Ventura unplaced genomic scaffold, ASM990537v1 ctg8759, whole genome shotgun sequence genomic window:
- the LOC141705304 gene encoding F-box protein At3g07870-like — protein MDLPEELIAEIISRTPVRTIVSCKSVCKRWCNIVSGPFFSRLHLSISSKMLLLHQGDAEDVDDDNDGDLAVVELDDQHRQHDIHHEPMMRFSPGLALGDYVGLIGSVNGLICLEDSYDDSAYVCNPITQEYIRLQDSEYTRVSYLKGYYGFGLVESNQQYKIVRFYKGRFPSTEYDLGSEVYTLGTGMWRDLGHVPFHLNEHDRGHYVSGRLHWLAGELICAFDLDRELFRPMEAPPRAPGNTDHFSILGVHNHFRNLGVLKGCLCICDITLYSELSIWVKRDYGVEDSWSKKLIITPNPPLHEGINTDMVRLLKVLKDGNILMYCDQLQLFTYHPQRKTLRHHIFPEGEFLTFGAMTYVPGFISLERSFTLEGVKRWESPQVED, from the coding sequence ATGGACTTACCAGAAGAATTGATTGCTGAAATTATATCAAGAACTCCTGTGAGGACAATAGTGTCATGCAAAAGCGTGTGCAAAAGATGGTGTAATATAGTTTCAGGACCATTTTTTTCGCGTCTGCATCTCTCTATATCATCTAAAATGCTTTTACTTCATCAAGGAGACGCCGAGGACGTAGATGATGACAATGATGGTGACCTTGCAGTGGTTGAACTAGATGACCAACATCGCCAACATGATATTCATCACGAGCCTATGATGAGATTTTCCCCGGGACTTGCCTTGGGAGACTATGTGGGGTTAATTGGATCAGTTAATGGGTTAATATGCTTAGAAGATAGTTATGATGATTCAGCATATGTATGCAATCCAATTACACAAGAGTACATACGCCTTCAAGATTCCGAGTACACCAGAGTATCATATTTAAAGGGATATTATGGCTTTGGACTTGTTGAATCGAACCAACAGTACAAGATTGTACGTTTTTATAAGGGTAGATTTCCTTCAACTGAATATGACCTAGGGAGCGAGGTTTATACGCTTGGAACCGGCATGTGGAGAGATCTAGGACATGTCCCCTTCCATCTGAATGAACATGATAGGGGTCACTATGTCAGTGGCCGCCTCCATTGGTTAGCTGGTGAACTAATATGTGCTTTCGATTTGGATAGAGAATTATTTCGTCCAATGGAAGCTCCTCCACGGGCTCCTGGGAATACAGATCATTTTAGCATCTTGGGAGTCCATAATCATTTTAGGAACTTGGGAGTACTTAAAGGTTGCTTGTGTATATGTGATATAACACTATACTCTGAACTTTCTATTTGGGTGAAGAGAGATTATGGCGTGGAAGATAGTTGGAGTAAAAAACTCATCATCACTCCTAATCCTCCGTTACATGAAGGTATAAATACCGACATGGTTCGGCTTCTTAAAGTTCTCAAAGATGGGAACATCTTAATGTATTGTGACCAACTTCAATTGTTCACTTATCATCCTCAACGTAAAACATTGCGACATCACATTTTCCCGGAGGGTGAGTTTCTCACATTTGGTGCGATGACTTATGTCCCCGGTTTTATCAGTCTAGAGAGGAGTTTCACCTTGGAGGGTGTCAAAAGATGGGAGTCTCCTCAAGTAGAAGACTGA